A window of the Pseudomonas furukawaii genome harbors these coding sequences:
- a CDS encoding cytochrome b, with amino-acid sequence MSPTRYSRPRALLHWSSALVILWASLSGYANAAWPLPGPIARGISQFNVALTTLLIPVFLLRIACALAQPGPDDGVHAGALGRFLARAGHLALYVATAAVLLSGVLMMDRPIDLFGQASLPQPLAEPVLLDFFNSVHHHACLVLALLVGGHVGAVLIHQWHGHRVLARMKP; translated from the coding sequence ATGTCCCCTACCCGCTATTCCCGTCCCCGGGCGCTCCTGCACTGGAGCTCCGCCCTGGTCATCCTCTGGGCCAGCCTGTCGGGCTACGCCAATGCCGCCTGGCCGCTGCCCGGCCCCATCGCCCGGGGCATCAGCCAGTTCAATGTGGCCCTGACCACCCTGCTGATCCCGGTCTTCCTCCTGCGCATCGCCTGCGCCCTGGCCCAGCCAGGCCCGGACGACGGGGTCCACGCCGGCGCCCTCGGCCGCTTCCTCGCGCGGGCCGGGCACCTGGCGCTGTATGTCGCCACCGCTGCCGTGCTGCTGAGCGGCGTGCTGATGATGGACCGCCCCATCGACCTCTTCGGCCAGGCCAGCCTGCCGCAGCCGCTGGCCGAGCCGGTGCTGCTCGACTTCTTCAACAGCGTCCACCACCACGCCTGCCTGGTCCTCGCCCTGCTGGTGGGCGGCCATGTGGGTGCCGTGCTGATCCACCAGTGGCACGGGCACCGGGTGCTGGCGCGGATGAAGCCCTGA
- a CDS encoding type II secretion system protein N, translating into MARLQRLRRLPLRVLPALGALALGAWLAWLGQDAWHYRAAIAAHRPQVLASPEVQRTASAPLDHALVAQLFGVLPPGPRMSAEETARALSLSLLASFAESRPEHSRALLASSAGSAFYRPGQSLPGGAVLRAVAADHVLIERDGREYRLDFPQRANRHFLPLAPRAGAPSSLPEKSP; encoded by the coding sequence ATGGCCCGCCTCCAACGCCTCCGTCGCCTGCCGCTGCGGGTCCTGCCGGCCCTCGGCGCCCTCGCCCTCGGCGCCTGGCTGGCCTGGCTGGGCCAGGACGCCTGGCACTACCGCGCGGCCATCGCCGCCCACCGGCCCCAGGTCCTCGCCTCGCCCGAGGTGCAGCGGACGGCCAGCGCCCCCCTGGACCACGCCCTGGTGGCGCAACTCTTCGGCGTGCTGCCGCCAGGGCCGCGCATGAGCGCCGAGGAAACCGCCCGGGCGCTGTCCCTGAGCCTGCTGGCGAGCTTCGCCGAATCACGCCCCGAACACTCCCGGGCCCTGCTCGCCTCCAGCGCCGGCAGCGCCTTCTACCGCCCGGGCCAGTCGCTGCCCGGAGGCGCCGTGCTGCGCGCGGTGGCCGCCGACCATGTGCTGATCGAGCGCGACGGCCGCGAATACCGCCTGGACTTCCCCCAGCGCGCCAACCGCCATTTCCTGCCCCTGGCCCCCAGGGCCGGGGCGCCCTCATCCCTGCCGGAGAAATCGCCATGA